AGAAGGTCCTTGCCACCATCTTCCAGCACATTGCTTCAGTCAGATTAACCATAACTGCAAGAACGAAGACCGAAAATTATGTGCTACCAAACATAACAAATTACTAGTTCCAAATTAGCTTCACCATTACAACTCTGTTTCTTTTCGTTAATCTTACCTGTTGCAGTCATTTTCTACATAATTCATTGGCCACAAACAGAAAAATTTTAGAATAAAACTAGCAATACTGCCTAATTATCAATCTCATCGAAATTGAACTTTATACAGAAAGCGTTAGTAAATGTTAATTCATAGAACTAAGCATCCATGAGTTGGAACCTTTCCAGACATTCTTATGTCCTTCATCCTTCTTATAAACTGGTGTTGCAGACCATATGAAGTACCCCCCTGGCCTAAGAATCCTGTTGAGCTCCATCAATGGTTTTCCTCCTGCAGTTTTCAATCAGTTAACATATGGACAATGTAGCTGGTAGAAGGACTAGAAATTTGAGAATAGTCACTCACCATCTGCATGCCAGTGAACCCTGCATCTTGCAcaatgaatcatatcatatacatTATCTGGAAATGCAAGCTTTTTAGTTGCAATGACAGAGAGAGTAGCAGGGATTCCACGCTCGAGGGCAAACTGTATCTGAGCCTCATGTTCATCCTTTGGAGCAAATGACATGGTAATGACATTTTTATCCAGCAAATAACCACCAAAGCTAGCAACACCACATCCAACATCTAAAAGGACCCTTATACTCTTTCCCCATTGAATTGTTGGAAAAGTCTGAATAAAACACAAGAAGGAACTCAGATTAAACAGACTATAAGAACATTAATACTTCTGGGATGTTTATCAGTCTCCACCTGAACGAACTGTtcaattgaaaagaaaaaaaaacataaacaaACAGCATTCTCTCCACCCAACCCCACATTCACACTGAAAGTAAAGGATAAAAAACAGGAGGAAGATGAAAATGAATACATACATACAACCCAATTACTCATACGAAGGATTAACCTTCTTTTTCAACACAACATCCCTCATTAAGATCTGTACAGTAGCATCTTAACTTTTTATGGTTACCAACTGCGTGAAGTTAAATTGTTAGTAATTGTGAGAAATGAATCTTGGGCCTAACTCTACCCCAAAAACTAGCTCATAGGTGAGGATTgtccaagtccatataaggagACCAATTGCCCATCCCTTTTCTGATGTGGGACTTATTAAGAGTAATTAGTACAAACTGTTGAACTACTCAAATAATCCCATGAATTAATCAGAAACAATGATGTCATAGATCCCAACTGAAAAAGCAAAGGAAAATATAATCTACCCATTTATCAGACATTAATCCGCATGTACACATTACAAATATTATGATTAGGCATGGAATTATATTGGTTTGACACGCCTAGAATTTCTCTCTCGAACGTGCAGATATCTTCCTGAACTTAATTGCACAAAATATTGCTCATAATGATGATCCAGAGTTGTTAAAGACACAATGTGAAGGCATAAAAACTGAAAATTGGATTCATTAGAATCGTCACATATGCTTCATTTGTTCACATATGCTTCATTCCCCTGCTTTATTTGTTCTTGATGCTGAAGTTCTTTCCAGACTTCTGAACAATCTCCATCAGCATCCTCAATTCTATGGCTTCTTTATGGCAAAAGAGGGACCTCAGATCAATCAtctgagctttgcagatgatatcatcatTTTTACTTCTGGAAGAAGACATACTTTGAATCTTATTATGAAGACTTTAGCTACTTATGAAAGTGTCTTTGGACAATTGATCAACAAGCAAAAGAGTCACTTCATGGTTCCCTCCAATGCCTTCAAGTCTACTGTTTTGAGAATCAAGAGGATTACTGGATTTAGCCAGAAGAATAGTCCCATAACCTACTTGGGGTATCCTATTTACATTGGCAGGCAAAGAATTATCTAttactctgatcttattgcaaagGTGGTTAACAGGATCACTGGTTGGCATGCAAAAATATTGAGTTATGGGGGAagagctattcttgtgaagcatgttattcaatCTATGCCAATACACTTGTTATCAGCCAGCACTCCTCCATCAACCATCATCAAGCAGATTCAAagcatcactgctaacttcttctTTTGTTGGAAAAATGATAAGAGAAAGTACCACTGATCCTCATGGAAGAATcttagctatccttatgatgaagggggAATAGGAGttagacaaatcactgatgTAGCTAAATCTTTTCAGTACAAGCAGTGGTAGACCCTCAGAACTAAGAACACTTTGTGGGGAGAGTTTCTTAAggccaaatactgtcagagggcCAATATCATCACCAAAAAATGGGACATTGGTCAGTCTCTAATTTGGAAGCACCTGATGAACAACAAGCACAGcattgagcctcacattcagtggcaaattcagtctggctcttgccttttttggtgggacaactggcaggggaaaaggctcaaatatgtcatcgaactttgagaaaaggttcATCTATGCCATCCATTAAAAAATTGACTCAATTATGCCATTTCcgtttgagaaaagactcatgCATGCCATTATTtgcaaattaaaaatattttccgtTTTGAAAAACAATATTGTACACGTGGTCAATTATGATTCGACCACGtaattaactaaattattttttaaaataaaaaaagttcaaatatgctatcgaactttgagaaaaggctcatttaTGTTATCCGTTATAAGTTTGGTTCATCTGTACCATTTCAGTTAACAAATAATGGCATGAATAAGcctttatttttatatgaaaatggtataaatgagccaaacttttaacggatgatatgaaccttttctcaaagttcaatAGCATATTTGAACCTTTTCCCAATAAATCAATAGTTTAAATGAAACATGTAACCAGAGGAGCTACACCAACACAGTTCAACAGAAACGGACATACACTATAGATGATCGTTGCATTGGGGTGATGAAGGAAAAGAATACTACAAAATAGACATAGTACCTCTTCAATGAATTCGATGTAGTGATTCACTCCATCCCTGAACTGTGTTCCACCACCAGGGAAAACAAAATAATCGCCAGACTTTTTCACCCAGTTCTGGTCTTTTTTATATTCCACAAGCTTAGGATGAGGAACATTGTCATACCATATCTATCCGGAGgggaaaatgaaaaagaaatcaaTAAACAGATTAGGCAAggctatttttattattttactagCAGAACAAAATGGTATCATGAATTGAAAACACAAAATCTTACCACCAAAGAAGGGAAAATCTCACCATGTCCCTGCTCTTAGGCCACGGAAGGGGTAACTTATAACCATTCGGCAACCGAATCAAACATCTGGGACTAGGAATAGGGCAATGCCTTTCCCTATGCTCCATATGAATTctcgattttatttttttgattgcCTTCCAGTTATCAAGGCATGGTATGTAATCAACGGCCAGAGGACCTGGACATAGCTTCCAATGATAAGAGAACGTTTTCAACTCATCATTGATGATCGTATCAGACTTCTCAGGGTTAATAGTAAGAGGAATGTTAGAGGACTGAGGGTCGATCGTCAAATTATTCAGCGGGGACTCAGGGTTGATGGTACTATTATTGTTTTCATGTAAATTAGGTGTGGTTGAAGTTGAACTACTAATACTGTTTGGATTCAACTCGGGGATTGATTTGATTAAAGAAGTGCGTTGGGCAAAGTCGATGGCAGCGAAAATGGGGAATTTCTGGGTGTTAGAAATTAGGAGGAAAGTGACGAAGACTAGCAAAAGGAATAAAGAAAAGATGAATGGGTACTTGCGTTGTTTGAACATATCTTGCATTGACGATGATGATGATATAGCCATTTgggattcaaattatgatttgttGTTTGTGTTCTGTTTCTGCTAGATAGCTCTGAGTTGgagaagaatgaaaaaaataagtcaaaagtgCAAAGGCTGAAACACCGAAACTGATGGGTCATCAATTGGAAAACTGTTGAGTTTGAAATGTGGTTAGAGATTACAAGGATCTGGGGTGTTGTGGGGGCCACACGATGGAGGGAAATCAGCTTAACATCAATTTGGAATTATTGTTTTCATTGCAAATGCCGGGTTATTACTTTACTTGCTGAGAAGAAGGAATAAGCACACAGCTAAGCGTTAACACATGGCTTCAGTTGTGTGTTTCCGCTCATGTGTAGCTTGCTTGGTTAAAGTTTGATATTTCATGCTAAAGGATTCTGGTTTGAACCTGAGCAGCCATACATATTTTAATTCTGGTAGATTTATTATACATCtgttttaattttctatattttatagtTTCATTCACATAAAAAAAGTATTctcaagaattaaaaaaatcttttccaattaatttttatatttgaaaatgatgtaaatgtattttaaattataataattaataattaaaaaaatattacaaattcataattaaataaaatttgtttgACCGATGTAAATGTAttctaaatcataataattaataattaaaaaaatatttaaaaattataattaaataaaatttgtttgACTTTTAAAAGTTTATTATGtaagataaattatataaaacaGTAACATAGAAAGAGTAAGGAATCACCAACAATCTTTCCTCGTGAAATCATAACCAAAACTAATGCGCaccatttaaatataatttttttctattagtTGTTCATACTTGAAGTTTGTTATGTACACGACATTCatgataataaatataaatattttagttatatattttacatataatatatttcttacaaatattattatacaatatttaaTGAGACTATTATAGTTTTTGCAGAGAATGTAATGCTATAATGAATTTCATAATTGTTAAAAATAGAATGTTGttataaaaaaaagtgaaatataATGTCAAAAATCAatcttgaaaaaaaatcaaatcattataataaaatatcgTTATAATGAATAATTGTATAACGAAATTTGATTGTAttaacaaatttaaattttttgttggTCCCGCATCACTAGTGTATACACTAAACACTAAAAAATAACTCCCCTTGATCcaatcaatttatgtgacatattTCAGATTTTGAGAGTCAAACAAATTTAAGTTTGATCGTGAATTTAGGCATGGAAAATTCTAGTTTTCTAAgatgaaatttatttatttgaaaactatgcaaaaagtactataagttacaataattgataattcaaaatatttaaaaaatatatgaaaaaattacagTCAAAGATAGATTTatatgaatttcaaaatttgaaaggaGACACATAAATTGGAACGGAAGGAGTAATTAAATACACTAAGAAGAGGTGTGGAGTTgcaaaaagttttgaaaaaatatgagtaaaaaaatggctctcaacaaaataaaagaaaaacccTAATATTTGTTTAAACTTAACCAGAATTCATGGACACTATGGTCGTTGGACAACCTCCACCGTGGGAGACTGCTCAGCAATTGGCCACACCAATAACTACAACTACCAATAACACTTATACAATTATACTCAATCTTGTTTTAATACAACAGTAAAAGGTCCCAATGAAACAACTTCAATATCTACATAAAAAACCATAGATTGTCTAGAAGATGGAAGAAGTTGACCAAATGATAATCAACGGAGATTTGTAATACAcagtaattgaaaaaaattcatatgGTTGGCTCGACATTCAATATTTGAGAAGGTTAATACCAAAAAAATGTGAGCTGAAAGGAGATGCGAATATAGGGCTCTTGAGCAACAGATATGTGTTAATACATGTGTCGAATTTGGAGGTTTATGTCAATTTGCTATCTAAGACTCATTTCTATATCACATACAAAAACTGATTTTATCCCATTAGAACATTAAAATGGGATACTTTATTTGATCCGGAGGAGACTTCTGCTTAAGTAATTGCTGCATGTTGCTTACTATATTTTTGACCTTCTTGAGTACTCGAGAtaacatttcttttattttagatattttgaGGTCACATACTGATGGTTGGCCAGTAATTTGTTTCCCACCTCAGGGTGGCACATATAGATTCACACTCACGTGGTTGAAGTCTTGGTCCTAATTACCTTGGTTCTTATCACTCCAACTGTCATTCTTTGTTTCAACTGTGATTTCCTTTTGTCActacccaagcctagggcctagacgtgacacgatgaATGAGGAACTCGAAGGTACcttacccaagcctcttagcattcatttagcctttcatcagTAATGACAGTAAATATCAAGCGGAAGAAAAGAGGAAAACaggactaagggagaacatcataaaataagagtcatcatcaaccttagatcatcatacatttatgtccaaacatacctctactaatagacttggcgggggttaagacatgtccctagctcaccctcaaataaactaacaatgaagtaccaaaataggtgtcTTAATGCCTCAACATAACATATGCTAGAAAGGGGAGGAATATTATCCCCAAAacaatgggaactcaccaaaaatgGCCTTCAAACGATCCAAACTAACCATgtggaggaggaggaacaccggtcgctacatggtgatatcatgtaggaaaaagagtatgcgttagtattttgaatgtactaagtatgtgagatatgcatgaataagtaagagaacataatcaatagtccataagatgcatgaccaatcataatgagcatgagtatagcttaaaagcaatctttaaacataaaaaattcTTGGTCagtgcatatcataaaacttcaaagtAACACTTACTTCATGTTATATAACTTGTGAGATAGGAACTTTAACCTTATAAGATGTCATGTACATATGAAAGATATTAGtagtcatagtaagaaatacaaacaTCGACAGAAGGACCTTGTAACTTAGTGAGAGTGACCgttaactgacataaaccatgtgagccataacatggagtcccaatgtttacccatacattggaggaaagggggagactacttaccgaggtagactcctatatgcctaagtggatccactaagctacatgaaggattgAGCCTCAACTATGGGTGatcctctaaggaatcaagcctttactatgggtgatcctttatcctacagtggcacgtagttatgggacaatgagaTCTTTCTACGGGTTTCTTGCCTTTTCTATGGGAGATAATGCCTATCCCAAgttccactcggtgctaggtagaCTCTCAACGTAATAGACaaacaataaaaaaacataaactcgatcatcatgtgggaggggccatatctactacccgttCACTCTTCATACgaacaaaatcatagaataactccttaactttgtctcatgtgatgtgagtgtagacctttcatcatcacatatctttattcataaaacatctttagttCCTTAaatcaccctatcattaacttacttgaacattatagaatcattattcacaaaacttatttgaaaaaagtacatttaaactcatttgtagacattgttaaacattcatttggagtcaaacttcatttcaactttgctttatcataagaaaataggtgggttcatttcataaagaccttcaaatacatttaaagaatatttaTATGCATaagagtgatataaatgcatcaaatcaaacactttagaaacaacccaccatatgcactttaaaactacctttcaaaccttcatataagaacttTGATAAACcatacatttcatgtaaataagaatcaacataagtcaatataggtaaataaacttcaaatattcaagaatctatacatttgaaatcgtagtatgaaaacccataaaattcatcacttgaaattgggagtcaatatatatatatatatacaccataatctatgcatttgaaatcatcatgtaaaattccatagaatttcatcatttaaaattgaaatactaagttgagaaaacatttggtctacatgggtggaagaacccatggatgaaaacccacataccttagagtagaacttgaagaaatcttgatgttaggtcctAAATGGGAATCTTGAACCCTTTGAGTATGAGAGAAATTtttttggagatgatttgagagacaagaggatgaagtttaggattTTAGGGAGGCAAAAGACTGtaaaaatgaccccaaaatgCGTCCAAGTTCATCTATATATGTTCAGGAAATTGTCCAAGTTTCCCTTACTTGAAACTAGAAATTTTTGCTAAATTTTTAACTAACTGGAAAAAGGTCCACGATGCGGAGGTGTCCCCCTTCAGTTCATTTTTTCCTGAAATGAAAATTTGAGCCAAGATTGACCAAGTTCGCGACGCGGACTTGGCGCGCACCCTTCTGGTTAAGAGGATATAACGTTTTACtctaaactccaaaaaatgcaatcttgagggcgttggaaagaagactcaaagacctttaattttataggtaatAAGACACCTAATTTGTTATATAATAGGAAATAAGGGAATTGGAAGTTGACCCTATTTCAGACTCATATGAagacttagccgatagaaattctttggactcacTCTCGTCTTCAATGGTGTCTGCTCTTTCTTTTTTGGGAGAGTATGCatcttggtgttagagatcccttatgaccctacaCCACATCTAACAatctttaaatacttaggaattgatcctaactcatatatataattagaagtcatcgagtTTGAGACAAAAAGGGTCCTCCGAAGCCATTTCCCCTACCTTACTCTAGTATGACACGTTCCAACCTTTAAACCATGCCGGACCTTACACCTTTTCCTTTATGCCAAGTTCCTTGGTAAGAACCCTAGATAGGAACCCCTCATCTAATTATTGACATAGTGAGCCTCTTTCTCATAAGTCTTCAGGTTTATACTCTTGATCATTAGAAGCCACAATGTTCACTTTCTTCTTGGGGTACCCATCACATGATTATTTAATACCTCCATCTATTTCATCAATTATGCCATTTTTTCCTCTTTAGCTTCTTCTCTGAGTATCTACCACTACTAAGCACCTCAGCTTCTATGGTGGTTCAAGCCCTATTCGTTTTAGTCATCCTGTCAAGCATAGCTCTGGCTTCGTCATATGTGTGGTCCATCAGTGAACCCTCTATAACATTGTTGTCCACATACTTGTTGACTGCATCTAGCAATTTGTAGAAGCTCTTTAGCAACATCTCATCTTTAGCTTGTGATTCGGATGCTAAACTATCTTCTTTTTTAAATCTGAACCAAGCTTCGTGTAGTACTTCACCTAGAACTTGTCTGAAGTTTTTGATCTCATCCTTAAGCTGGATACATCTACTTGTAGAAAAGAACCTCTTTAATAAATCACCTATAAGTCTATCCAGTTAGTGATCGATGCTTCTGCTAACTCTCCAAGCCATATAGTTGCTTCACCAGTCAAAGCGAAAGGGAACAACTTCAATCTAGTTCCTTCTTGAGAGATACCTAAAATGTTGTAAGCTAGACACACCCCAACAAAGTCCTTAATATGTGTGTTCATAATTCTCTCTCCACTATAATTCATAACCTTCAAAATAGGTCATAATTCTTAAAATGTCatcaaaaatacatatatttaatATTAGGATTGCAATTCTAATTCGATTAGACACTAATTTAACTGGGTCAACTCCAGTCTATATCATAAGGGGCAGAGGGGCACGACACGGGGTCCTTCTCAGACTCCTACCTCATTtgttgagtctctgaagtttagtTCCCCGAAAGGTGCGGCGTGAGGCCCATCTTAGGATCTTTTGTGCAACTATTTTGACTTCATATTAGTCCAAACTACTTGGCTTTGCATTTCAATCCATCAGTTGGATATTTTCTTGTTGTTTTTTTACCTCAAATCATCCTAATCATGtccatttagcttttcataacaTATAATTAGTAAACACATGGATATTCATAAGAGTATACTTAGAACTTAGCTAAAATAAGGGTAAAATATGGTCTTTGAATATGTAAATACACTCCATATCAGTCCTCTCTAGAAATTTGTCCCAGATTTCAAAGGGTTTGATCTATCTAAATGGAGTCTTCAAGTGAATCATCTATCCTATTTGTCCTTTTTTCTCTCAAGGCATTAGGTTCTATGAAAAATATTATGAGGGTCTTGAGGGAGTATGAACTGGAACAACAGTTTATTTGATATGCATGAGAAAGCTCCTTTAGTAGTGTTCAACAAAATAAAGAGGCTAGCCGAATTTAGACAAGGGACTTTCCCCTTCATATTTGTTGGGTACCCTATTTTTTgtgaaagaaaaacaaattttattttgaggagtTAATAAAAAAGGTACTGTAGAGGATTAGTTTCGGGAAAAATAGATTGATGTCATATATAGAGAGATACATGTTGATTAGTTATGTACCACAATTAATGTCTATATATTTATCGCCAGCAATGAGTCCTCTAAGAAGTGTGATTGATCAACTGCATAGGAATTTTATAAAGTTCTAAcacaatagaagaaaaaaataaacattaGGTTGCTTGGAATAGATTGTCTCTTCCAAAGGTAGAAGGGGTCTGGGTTTTAGATCTTTACATGATGTCGCTAAAATGATGTTTTCAAAATTATAGTGGGTGTTCAGAGGTAGCACCACCTCATTGTATGGATCTGTCATATGGAATAACTATTGACAAAAGTTACACCCCATAATAATGCAAAATAGAGGGGCATCTCATATCTGGAGGAAGATAATTTTGATAAGGAAAGAAATAGAACATCACATCTACTGACAAATATATTCAGGTAACTAAAGTTTTTAGTATGATAACTGGACCAAATAAGGGgtcttatattttctaaaagGATATAAAGCAGGATAGGATGAAGGTAAATTAAAGGATTTTTTCATTAATAAGGAATGGAACTATCAGTAGCTCAAGAGTAGGATTACTTCAAAATGAGTTTTTAATGTGAGATCCACTTAGGACATTgtgagaaaaagagaagatagCAGAAGATGTTATGAACTGACATGGATTAAAGGTGCACCTTTCAAAATCAATTTCTTATGGAGGGTATGGTTAAGAAGATTCTATCACGATCCAATTTCTCAGGACTTGATGGCACCTGCTTATacccaccaataggtaagcctaacccttaacccttaGCCCGGAACTAGAGGCAATAGGCTACCAAGTGGAAGATGGATAAATAAAGTGGAaattaagtgttaatgagagagaaagaacaactgaaacaaacacaaaaaaccaccccaagacctgacatcagtcagtaatcgagcatctaaattaaaatagaagtaCAAGGCTTTTGCAAATACTATATAAGTACATAGTCTTCGAAagcaaataaagactagtcctaatctTGCTTGGATGGAAATCGGCAACCCCGAACGTCAGGAGCTTAACAAATCTCTGAATCAGAAGCTGCTCTATACCAGTCCAACTCAATCGCGATAAtccgtactatgatctgtaggggccaaaagtatagtatgagtatcaaatgaatagtactcagtaggcataggccgtctgagctccacagataaagcaagtataattaacatataatcaAGTAATTactgcacaagtaactaatcaggaaTTATCGCAATAATGACACGAAATAAGACAAGGAGACTGGAGACATAGATAAAGGAACAGATTCAAAGAACACACTTGAAAtgcaatccaacaacctattaatAGGAAGAATGCATCATAGGAGTCtactaataaataataataaaaaatacattGCTAACAGGCAGCACTAACCCCATAATCACCTAGAAACTATTCTAACTAAACCTAACAGGGAGTACCAACCACAATCCTACTCAAATATGACATAGACCAACTATAAGTACAATAGGAGACAAGAACAAGTATAATTAGACAATAACCGACTGGATGTCCATACCCCCAGAAGGTACAAATAAGGAAAAACATACCCCCGAACCCCATAAAATCGAGGGACCACACCATGCAAGTATGttggtgataggcgatgctaatgaatgcaagtctgTAGTAAAAATTCAGTAACATCATCGATGGGTCTCAAAGATcaacaacaagtgtatagacccacctcGGCCTGCCAGGTAGGACCCATGCGACTTTCTCATCCAGTTCAGTGGTGCACTGGACAGAGAGGCCCATAGGGGATGTAGAAAGTTTATACATATTTCCTGGGCCCAaaccaggtcttacatagaTAAATAGTATCCCCGTAGTGGTACCGGAGAGTAAGCAGCCAAGTCGATGTAGAAAGGGCGACGCCGCGTCGGATATCACTAAAAATAGTAACCTCAATTGTGAGCACCTTGAAAAGGGGCCGCCCACCCAGCCAGTGAACTCCTAGGGGCATGGCCCAGCTAGAAAAAGTAAACCCAGGGGCATCGGTGGGTTAAGAAAGGGTATCGACGAGCCGAATAACCAAGTAAAACTGAGCACATCCCAGATGCCTCTAATGCTTCAAGTAGAAAAAGGAACATGTCCCCGGCGTctcataagtttcaaaactaATGACCAAGTATCTaggtggtacgactcccattaaaacctaatttaaatattaaaaacatgAGAAATCCTTCTCAAAAGGAGTAGTGAAAATTCAAATGTCAATACCGAGATCGTACCATAAAGCGAGTGAATATTCTCAAATAATGCAATCTTTcatcaccaacatccaaacAATATACACGCAGCCATAAAGGAAATACCAAGTCCATGCACACAAATAAGTCAAGGAACTAACCTGCGATCCAATCGCTCCTCGGATACGGCCTTGGGCCTAATAATAGATAACAGATACAATGACATCATAAGACTACCGCTGATCAAAAGCAAAACAATCGAGACATAAATCAGAATTAGctagggggagaaatatctctaggatcgatgccttaccccaaaatatgtcaTCTCAACTCCCTACGAGCATAACTAATAACGAGCCACAGAGGTCTCTGGCACTAGAAAAAATATGTGATGTCCATAACAAGCCCTTCTAGAAGCCACACCTAGCAAACCACCTGCTAAAGCACCCAAAGCCCACACCTAACTTAAGGCCATCGATGATAATTCTAAATATGATAACAATGCTAATTCCACACCACAACCAAAGCCACagcctaaactaaggatttcacgggactattctagcctaaagctcacCCGGGTACAAGAAAATGGAATCGCTTGAGGAGAATGTTAATTCGATAAATACTCACCTAAGTTACATGTAAAATATAATACATGATATCTAATAGAGTTTAGTCAAAAAATGGGGGAGACCATAGCATACCTCAAAGCCGATCACGCATACTCCGAATCCACCACGATGAAGCTATCGACCTCCAAATTGCCTCTAATTGCTACCAcgctaacaaaattttaatcacctcatcaatacaaTTGTTTTGACGccaaaattaataaattcaGAGATGGGAcaattttagagtc
This Solanum dulcamara chromosome 8, daSolDulc1.2, whole genome shotgun sequence DNA region includes the following protein-coding sequences:
- the LOC129900234 gene encoding probable methyltransferase PMT23, whose product is MAISSSSSMQDMFKQRKYPFIFSLFLLLVFVTFLLISNTQKFPIFAAIDFAQRTSLIKSIPELNPNSISSSTSTTPNLHENNNSTINPESPLNNLTIDPQSSNIPLTINPEKSDTIINDELKTFSYHWKLCPGPLAVDYIPCLDNWKAIKKIKSRIHMEHRERHCPIPSPRCLIRLPNGYKLPLPWPKSRDMIWYDNVPHPKLVEYKKDQNWVKKSGDYFVFPGGGTQFRDGVNHYIEFIEETFPTIQWGKSIRVLLDVGCGVASFGGYLLDKNVITMSFAPKDEHEAQIQFALERGIPATLSVIATKKLAFPDNVYDMIHCARCRVHWHADGGKPLMELNRILRPGGYFIWSATPVYKKDEGHKNVWKVMVNLTEAMCWKMVARTFFKRGRVGLVIYQKPDSSSCYENRKENNPPMCDQKRRLNSSWYTPLDSCLLPLPSSNYEWPAPWPQRLNTKPLSLSLETDAEETFNQDTRHWASLISDVYLGGLAINWSSVRNVMDMNAGYGGFATALIDRPLWVMNVVPISRPDTLPIIFDRGLVGTYHDWCESFNTYPRTYDLLHSSFLFGNLSQRCDLVDVAVEMDRMVRPGGFLLVQDSLQMIKQLGSILRSLHWSVTLHQHQFLVGKKDFWRPKDIARE